One segment of Brassica napus cultivar Da-Ae chromosome C3, Da-Ae, whole genome shotgun sequence DNA contains the following:
- the LOC125583702 gene encoding uncharacterized protein LOC125583702, which translates to MHLEELQAKDARLAKNETLLWKNHTEHFTEWLKNKIHLDSKDSHSKEIRWLAFGPRNVALAHKGFIINGQRFHTDAVKLKTQNSGVTYEAFSMCRSSARDMRQVADMITYYGVIKEILVIDYHMFKVPLFRCNWANTANGVKEEDGFTLVNLHMNQAAYLKDPFILPSQAKQVFYSRDDDASNWYVVMRAPPRGYHELETEEDFGGAP; encoded by the exons ATGCATTTGGAAGAGTTGCAAGCTAAGGATGCTCGATTGGCTAAAAATGAAACTTTGTTATGGAAAAACCATACTGAACACTTTACAGAATGGCTTAAAAATAAG ATTCATTTAGACTCAAAAGATAGTCATTCTAAGGAGATAAGGTGGTTGGCATTTGGACCAAGAAATGTTGCTTTAGCACATAAAGGATTCATCATCAATGGCCAACGGTTTCATACTGATGCGGTCAAGCTGAAGACACAAAACAGTGGAGTAACTTATGAAGCCTTTAGCATGTGTAGATCAAGTGCAAGAGATATGAGACAGGTCGCGGATATGATTACATACTATGGAGTGATAAAGGAGATTTTGGTCATCGACTATCACATGTTCAAAGTGCCACTCTTTAGATGCAACTGGGCAAACACAGCGAATGGTGTGAAGGAAGAAGATGGCTTCACTCTTGTTAACCTTCATATGAACCAAGCAGCCTATTTGAAAGATCCATTCATTCTACCTTCTCAAGCGAAACAGGTTTTCTACTCTAGGGATGATGATGCTTCAAATTGGTATGTTGTTATGAGAGCACCACCTAGAGGTTATCATGAGTTGGAAACAGAAGAGGATTTTGGTGGTGCTCCTTGA
- the LOC106389425 gene encoding uncharacterized protein LOC106389425: MAGYDCVPTRMKRKEIDRVNDDFSDFSLSSPASKIRRLDLDLPPIMEEEVVVMEEHDHIQSSPQNEERAIVLFKPPPQHHHQPHLFVDRSLISGLKNRFLHDVAVADEEDYKANKEQAVVPWNPSHFQFLESKGTFQERTKPEIVELDGDDTMMEEADMDVEEKENSSVSSSTSVSLPEWQQPQQQQVHHCMTPQLPQTNSTPIPWFR; the protein is encoded by the exons atgGCGGGATACGACTGTGTGCCGACGAGGATGAAGAGGAAGGAGATTGACCGAGTGAACGACGACTTCTCCGATTTTTCCCTCTCTTCTCCCGCCTCAAAGATTCGCCGACTC GATTTGGATTTACCACCGATTATGGAGGAAGAGGTGGTTGTTATGGAGGAACACGATCATATCCAGTCTTCTCCACAGAACGAAGAGAGAGCGATTGTGCTCTTCAAGCCTCCTCCTCAACACCACCACCAGCCTCACCTctttgttgatagaagcttgATCTCAGGGTTGAAGA ATAGATTTCTTCATGATGTAGCAGTAGCTGATGAAGAAGATTACAAAGCTAACAAGGAACAAGCTGTTGTTCCCTGGAACCCTTCTCATTTCCAGTTTTTGGAATCCAAAGGAACCTTCCAGGAACGCACCAAGCCAGAGATTGTCGAGTTAGATGGTGACGATACTATGATGGAAGAAGCAGACATGGAtgtggaagaaaaagaaaacagcaGCGTCAGTAGTAGTACTAGTGTCTCTCTGCCTGAGTGGCAGCAGCCGCAGCAGCAGCAGGTTCATCACTGTATGACACCGCAGCTTCCCCAAACGAACTCTACTCCGATCCCTTGGTTCCGATGA